From a region of the Tursiops truncatus isolate mTurTru1 chromosome 2, mTurTru1.mat.Y, whole genome shotgun sequence genome:
- the RGMA gene encoding repulsive guidance molecule A isoform X1: MQPPRERLVVTGRAGWMGMGRGAGPSALGFWPTFAFLLCSFPAAISSCKILKCNSEFWSATAGSHAPAPDDAPEFCAALRTYALCTRRTARTCRGDLAYHSAVHGIEDLMSQHNCSKDGPTSQPHLRTLPPPPGDSQERSDSPEICHYEKSFHNRAAAPNYTHCGLFGDPHLRTFTDRFQTCKVQGAWPLIDNNYLNVQVTNTPVLPGSAATATSKLTIIFKNFQECVDQKVYQAEMDELPAAFADGSKNGGDKHGANSLKITEKVSGQHVEIQAKYIGTTIVVRQVGGYLTFAVRMPEEVVNAVEDRDSQGLYLCLRGCPLNQQIDFQAFRAGAESPGAHGLPAASPAPSAPDTFPYETAVAKCKEKLPVEDLYYQACVFDLLTTGDVNFTLAAYYALEDVKMLHSNKDKLHLYERTREPPGRAAAAGLPPAPWPLLGSLLLLPLLPVLLEAT, from the exons CCATCTCCTCGTGCAAGATCCTCAAGTGCAACTCTGAGTTCTGGAGCGCCACGGCGGGCAGCCACGCGCCGGCCCCGGACGACGCCCCCGAGTTCTGCGCGGCGCTGCGCACCTACGCCCTGTGCACGCGGCGCACAGCCCGCACCTGCCGGGGGGACCTGGCCTACCACTCTGCCGTCCATGGCATCGAGGACCTCATGAGCCAGCACAACTGCTCCAAGGATGGCCCCACGTCGCAGCCGCACCTACGCACGCTGCCGCCGCCACCGGGGGACAGCCAGGAACGCTCGGACAGCCCCGAGATCTGCCACTACGAGAAGAGCTTCCACAATCGCGCGGCCGCCCCCAACTACACGCACTGCGGCCTCTTCGGGGACCCGCACCTCCGGACTTTCACAGACCGTTTCCAGACCTGCAAGGTGCAGGGCGCCTGGCCGCTCATCGACAATAATTACCTAAACGTGCAGGTCACCAACACACCGGTGCTGCCTGGCTCAGCCGCCACCGCCACCAGCAAG CTCACCATCATCTTCAAGAACTTCCAGGAGTGCGTGGACCAGAAGGTGTACCAGGCCGAGATGGACGAGCTCCCTGCCGCCTTCGCCGACGGCTCCAAGAACGGCGGCGACAAGCACGGGGCCAACAGCCTGAAGATCACCGAGAAGGTGTCGGGTCAGCACGTGGAGATCCAGGCCAAGTACATCGGCACCACCATCGTGGTCCGCCAGGTGGGTGGCTACCTGACTTTCGCGGTCCGCATGCCCGAGGAGGTAGTCAACGCGGTGGAAGACCGGGACAGCCAGGGCCTCTACCTCTGCCTGAGGGGCTGCCCACTCAACCAGCAGATCGACTTCCAGGCCTTCCGAGCCGGCGCCGAGAGCCCCGGTGCCCACGGGCTACCAGccgccagccccgccccctcAGCCCCCGACACCTTCCCATACGAGACGGCCGTGGCCAAGTGCAAGGAGAAGCTGCCCGTGGAGGACCTCTACTACCAGGCCTGCGTCTTCGACCTGCTCACCACAGGAGACGTGAACTTCACGCTGGCCGCCTACTACGCCCTGGAGGACGTCAAGATGCTCCACTCCAACAAGGACAAGCTGCACCTGTACGAGAGGACTCGGGAGCCGCCGGGCCGGGCGGCCGCCGCAGGGCTGCCCCCGGCCCCCTGGCCCCTCCTCGGCAGCCTTCTACTCCTGCCCCTGCTTCCTGTGCTGCTGGAGGCCACCTAG
- the RGMA gene encoding repulsive guidance molecule A isoform X2, whose amino-acid sequence MGMGRGAGPSALGFWPTFAFLLCSFPAAISSCKILKCNSEFWSATAGSHAPAPDDAPEFCAALRTYALCTRRTARTCRGDLAYHSAVHGIEDLMSQHNCSKDGPTSQPHLRTLPPPPGDSQERSDSPEICHYEKSFHNRAAAPNYTHCGLFGDPHLRTFTDRFQTCKVQGAWPLIDNNYLNVQVTNTPVLPGSAATATSKLTIIFKNFQECVDQKVYQAEMDELPAAFADGSKNGGDKHGANSLKITEKVSGQHVEIQAKYIGTTIVVRQVGGYLTFAVRMPEEVVNAVEDRDSQGLYLCLRGCPLNQQIDFQAFRAGAESPGAHGLPAASPAPSAPDTFPYETAVAKCKEKLPVEDLYYQACVFDLLTTGDVNFTLAAYYALEDVKMLHSNKDKLHLYERTREPPGRAAAAGLPPAPWPLLGSLLLLPLLPVLLEAT is encoded by the exons CCATCTCCTCGTGCAAGATCCTCAAGTGCAACTCTGAGTTCTGGAGCGCCACGGCGGGCAGCCACGCGCCGGCCCCGGACGACGCCCCCGAGTTCTGCGCGGCGCTGCGCACCTACGCCCTGTGCACGCGGCGCACAGCCCGCACCTGCCGGGGGGACCTGGCCTACCACTCTGCCGTCCATGGCATCGAGGACCTCATGAGCCAGCACAACTGCTCCAAGGATGGCCCCACGTCGCAGCCGCACCTACGCACGCTGCCGCCGCCACCGGGGGACAGCCAGGAACGCTCGGACAGCCCCGAGATCTGCCACTACGAGAAGAGCTTCCACAATCGCGCGGCCGCCCCCAACTACACGCACTGCGGCCTCTTCGGGGACCCGCACCTCCGGACTTTCACAGACCGTTTCCAGACCTGCAAGGTGCAGGGCGCCTGGCCGCTCATCGACAATAATTACCTAAACGTGCAGGTCACCAACACACCGGTGCTGCCTGGCTCAGCCGCCACCGCCACCAGCAAG CTCACCATCATCTTCAAGAACTTCCAGGAGTGCGTGGACCAGAAGGTGTACCAGGCCGAGATGGACGAGCTCCCTGCCGCCTTCGCCGACGGCTCCAAGAACGGCGGCGACAAGCACGGGGCCAACAGCCTGAAGATCACCGAGAAGGTGTCGGGTCAGCACGTGGAGATCCAGGCCAAGTACATCGGCACCACCATCGTGGTCCGCCAGGTGGGTGGCTACCTGACTTTCGCGGTCCGCATGCCCGAGGAGGTAGTCAACGCGGTGGAAGACCGGGACAGCCAGGGCCTCTACCTCTGCCTGAGGGGCTGCCCACTCAACCAGCAGATCGACTTCCAGGCCTTCCGAGCCGGCGCCGAGAGCCCCGGTGCCCACGGGCTACCAGccgccagccccgccccctcAGCCCCCGACACCTTCCCATACGAGACGGCCGTGGCCAAGTGCAAGGAGAAGCTGCCCGTGGAGGACCTCTACTACCAGGCCTGCGTCTTCGACCTGCTCACCACAGGAGACGTGAACTTCACGCTGGCCGCCTACTACGCCCTGGAGGACGTCAAGATGCTCCACTCCAACAAGGACAAGCTGCACCTGTACGAGAGGACTCGGGAGCCGCCGGGCCGGGCGGCCGCCGCAGGGCTGCCCCCGGCCCCCTGGCCCCTCCTCGGCAGCCTTCTACTCCTGCCCCTGCTTCCTGTGCTGCTGGAGGCCACCTAG